GGCCGAGCAGGGCGATGCGGCCGCGCAGGCCGCGTGGGGAGCCGCGCTCTTCGAGGGCCGCGGCGTCGAGGCCGACGTCGCCGCCGCGCTGCCGTGGCTCGAGCGCGCCGCCGACGCGCGCGAGCCGCAGGCGCTCGCCGTGCTCGGCGCCGCCTACGCGAGCGGGCGCGGCGTGGAGCGGAGCGCGTCGCGCGCCGTCGCCTACTACGCGCAGGCGGCCGAGCTCGGGAGCACGCGCGCACAGCGCGAGCTCGGCGCGCTGCTCGCGTCGGGCGACTGGGGCGATGCGGAGATCGACACGGCGCTCCGCTGGTCGCGCGCGGCCGCCGAGGCCGGCGACGCACGCGCGATGGTGACCGCGGCGCGGCTCCACCTGCGCGACGACCCGCGCCACCGCGACGCGGCGGCCGCGCTGCGCTTCGCGACGCGCGCCGCGGAGGCCGGCGAGCCTGGCGCGTACGCGCTCGTCGCGCGCATCCACGCGGAGGGGCTCGGCGTCGACGTCGACCGCGACGAGGCGGTGCGGTGGCTCGAGAAGGGCGCGGCCGCCGGCGATGCGGAATCGATGACCGCGCTCGCCCTCGCGCTGCGCGAGCGCGAGCCGCGCGACGACGCCGCGGTGCTGCGCTGGCTGCGCGCGGGAGCGGACGCGGGGAGCGCGGCCGCACAGCGCGAGCTCGGGCTCGCGTACCTGCGCGGCGACGGCGTCGACGCCGACGAGGCGCAGGCGCACCGCTGGCTCGCGGCCGCCGCCGAGGCCGGCGATGCGGAGGCGCAGCTGCGGTACGGCTTCGCGCTCCTCGAGAGCACGGCCGAGGGCGACGCCGCGCGCGGGCTCGCGCTCGTGCGGGCCGCGGGCGAGCAGGGCGACGTGCGCGCGCAGGCCGTCGTCGGCGCCGCCTATCATGCGGGCCGCGGCGCCGAGCGCGACGCGAAGGAGGCCGCGCGCTGGTACGAGCGCGCGGCCGATGCGGGGTCGGCGCGCGCGCAGTACGACCTCGCGCTGCTCTACACGAGGGGAACGGGCGTGTTCCGCAGCCAGGCCATCGCGCGCCGCTGGCTCGAGAAGGCCGTCGCGCAGGACTTCCCGCCGGCGCTCGCGCTCTACGCCGACATGCTGCGCCGCGGTCGCGGCGTCGCGGCCGATCCGGTCGAGGCCCTGCGCCTCTCCGAGCGCGCCGCGGAGGCGGGCAACCTCGAGGGCCTCCACAGCGCAGGGCTCGCGTACGCGCAGGGCGTCGGCGCCGAGCAGAGCGCCGCGTGCGCGGTCGAGTACTTCGAGCGCGCCGCGCGCCGCGGGTTCCTCGCGTCGCAGCTCGCGCTCTACCAGCTGTATCGCGACGAGGACGCCGGGTTCCTCGACGTCGTGCGCGCGACCGCGTGGCTGATGGTGGCCGCCGACGGGGGCGCCGAGGCGGTCGCGAAGGAGCTCACCGCGGCGCGCGGGCGGATCGCGGACGGCCAGCGGCGCGCGGCCGAGGCGCTCGCGGCCGAGCTGCGCGCCGGCGTCGCCGTCGAGCGCGAACGGGCGAAGCGCGAGCGGGCCGAACGCCTCGGTGGATAGCGGCGCGCCCTCCTCGCTGCCGCCGCCGTCGCCGGTCGCGACGAGCGGGCTCGCGCGCGCCCGCGCGACGCTCGCCGTCCCGCACTTCGCGCCGTTCTTCGCGTCGAACTTCGCGCACTTCCTGTTCGCGCAGGTCGCGATGATGGCGCTCTCGTGGCTGATGACGGAGCTCACGGAGTCGCGCCTGCTGATCACGCTCGTGTGGTTCATGCAGGGCGTGACGATCTTCACGCTGTCGCCGCTCGCCGGCGTCGTCGCCGACCGCGTCGCGAAGAAGTGGCTGCTCGTCGGCTGTCGCCTCGCGATGGTGGGCGTCGTCGTCACGATGGGGACGCTCGTCGCGACGGACGTCGCGCGCATCGGGCACCTGTGGGTGGCGTCGGTCGTCGCGGGCACGGCGATGGCGCTGATGCAGCCCGCGGCGCAGACGTTCGTGTTCGACCTCGTCGGCCGCGACCGCATCGAGAATGCGATCTCGCTCGGCGCGACGGCGAACGGCGTCGGCCAGGTGCTCGGGCCCGCGGCCGGCGGCGCCGTGCTCGTGCTCGTCGGCACGGCGAACGCGTTCTACCTCGCCGGCGCCGGCATGCTGCTCGCCGCGGGGCTGATCCTCGCCGTTCCCGTCTCGGGCCGCGCGGCGGCGACGGGCGAGCGCAAGCACCCCTTCGCCGAGGTGCGCGAGGGCTTCGCGTGGGCGTGGAGCGAGCGCGGCGTGCGCATCGCGCTGCTCGCGTCGACGATGGCGTTCTTCAACGGCGCGATCGTCGCGATGCGGCCCGTGTTCGCGCGCTTCGTGCTCGAGACGGGCGAGGCGGGCCTCAGTGGAATGGCCAGCGCCGCCGGGACGGGCACCGTCGTCACCGCCGTCGCGCTCTCGCTCCTCCCGCGCTTCCGGTATCTCGGCCTGTGGATCGTGGGCGGCCTGCTCGGCTACGCGATCGCGGTGTTCGCCTACGCATTCGCGTTCTCGTACCCGTACGTGCTCGGCTGCGAGCTGCTGCTCGGCGTGAGCGGCCAGGTGTGGAACGTGACGGTGATGGCGGGGCTGCAGCTCGCCGCGCCGCCGCACCTGCGCGGGCGCGTGCTGAGCATGGCGTTCATGGTCGCCCAGCTCGGCTTCCTCGGGCAGCCGATCGTCGGCGCGCTCGCCGACCGGCTCGGCGACCGCGTCGCGCTCGGCATCTTCGGTGCGATCCCGACGGTCGTCCTGACGACCTTGTTAGTCACGCAGTGGCGCGTGCTCGCGCAGCTCGGGGAGCCCGCCCCCGGCGCGCTCGAGCCGCTCGTCCCGCCGCCGGGCGGCGGCGCTGCGGGCTCGGGAAGCGCGTGACGGCGGGGAGCGCGGCGCGGTAGGGTGCGCGCCGCACGGACGGGGGAGGCGACATGACGATCGATCGACGCGACTTCCTGAAGACGACGGCGCTGGGCTCGGCGTGGGGGCTCCTGCTCGGCGGCGGCGCGGGCGCGGCGCGCGCCGCCCACCACGAGGGCGCTGGCGACGCCGCGCAGGCGGGCGACGCGCCCGCCGGCGGCACCGAGAGCGCGGCCGCGCTCGAGGAGCTGCGCGCGGTGACGCGCGAGCTCGAGGCCGCGTTCCACGGGCAGTGGTGGCAGGTGGCCGACGCCGACGACGAGGCCGAGGCGCGCCGCTTCGTGCTCCACACGCTGCAGCACGCGCTCGAGGTGTGGCTCGAGGGCGACCCGGAGCGCCCCGTCTTCAAGCGCTTCGTCACGCCCGAGAAGAAGCTCCTCGGCGACAACCCCGACGCCTGGTACTTCAACGCGCTCGTCGACCCCGCGCGCGAGTACCGCATCCGCGGGAACCTCGCGGGCGCGACCTACACGTCGTTCACGGTCGAGGTCGGAACGGGCGACGGCGGCATGTCGCGCAAGATCGGCGGCGCGCTCAACGACACGCAGTTCGATGCGGCGCCGAACGGCGACTTCGAGCTCCGCGTGAGCGCGACGCGGCCCGCGTCGGGCGAGCGCAACTGGCTGCGGCTCGTGCCG
This genomic interval from Myxococcota bacterium contains the following:
- a CDS encoding MFS transporter — its product is MDSGAPSSLPPPSPVATSGLARARATLAVPHFAPFFASNFAHFLFAQVAMMALSWLMTELTESRLLITLVWFMQGVTIFTLSPLAGVVADRVAKKWLLVGCRLAMVGVVVTMGTLVATDVARIGHLWVASVVAGTAMALMQPAAQTFVFDLVGRDRIENAISLGATANGVGQVLGPAAGGAVLVLVGTANAFYLAGAGMLLAAGLILAVPVSGRAAATGERKHPFAEVREGFAWAWSERGVRIALLASTMAFFNGAIVAMRPVFARFVLETGEAGLSGMASAAGTGTVVTAVALSLLPRFRYLGLWIVGGLLGYAIAVFAYAFAFSYPYVLGCELLLGVSGQVWNVTVMAGLQLAAPPHLRGRVLSMAFMVAQLGFLGQPIVGALADRLGDRVALGIFGAIPTVVLTTLLVTQWRVLAQLGEPAPGALEPLVPPPGGGAAGSGSA
- a CDS encoding tetratricopeptide repeat protein gives rise to the protein MQRRQRRRHAGVGRTALALAVGALAFSCATTPAPADLPLATLERAAAGGDAAARVELARRLYDGRGVPRDDARAATLLRAAAEQGDAAAQAAWGAALFEGRGVEADVAAALPWLERAADAREPQALAVLGAAYASGRGVERSASRAVAYYAQAAELGSTRAQRELGALLASGDWGDAEIDTALRWSRAAAEAGDARAMVTAARLHLRDDPRHRDAAAALRFATRAAEAGEPGAYALVARIHAEGLGVDVDRDEAVRWLEKGAAAGDAESMTALALALREREPRDDAAVLRWLRAGADAGSAAAQRELGLAYLRGDGVDADEAQAHRWLAAAAEAGDAEAQLRYGFALLESTAEGDAARGLALVRAAGEQGDVRAQAVVGAAYHAGRGAERDAKEAARWYERAADAGSARAQYDLALLYTRGTGVFRSQAIARRWLEKAVAQDFPPALALYADMLRRGRGVAADPVEALRLSERAAEAGNLEGLHSAGLAYAQGVGAEQSAACAVEYFERAARRGFLASQLALYQLYRDEDAGFLDVVRATAWLMVAADGGAEAVAKELTAARGRIADGQRRAAEALAAELRAGVAVERERAKRERAERLGG